The sequence below is a genomic window from Stigmatopora nigra isolate UIUO_SnigA chromosome 4, RoL_Snig_1.1, whole genome shotgun sequence.
CCACACTTGTCATGGCAATGTTCATCCAAAcgtcctccatttttttaaattttttttttattcccccctTTTTCAGTACGACCCGAAATTTGGCGACGCCTTCTGGAACAGTTCCAAGTACAGCATGGTCAGCTACCTCCTGAGAATGATGACCAGCTGGGCTCTGGTCTGCAACGTGTGGTATCTCCCCGCCATGCATCAGCAGGTGCGTCGCCATCTTCCTCGCCATAAATCGTAGAATCTGCCTCATCATTCCGGCTCTTCCGGCACCGCAGGAGGGGGAAGACGCCGTCCAATTTGCCAACAGGGTCAAGTCGGCCATCGCTCACCAGGGCGGACTGCTGGACCTGCAATGGTGAGAAAGATCCATTTTTATGGGGAGCGATTGCTCTCAAAATTACTCTCACAAATGCAATATAcccaaatatatttattttagctttttttaaatatattttttagattttacagaattatttttgaactaaaaacacagaaaaaattatttaaaaattataattattgatttaacagGGGgggaatcaggaaatttaatatacatcataattagatttttttaaaataaatggatggaaagaactggattaaaacccctgaaatttccatttttttatagatctaaaacaagctttttataaaatatatttttagatttgacaaaatgatttttgaactaaaaacacagaaaaaaatgattaaaaaatgacaattattaatttaaaatagaaagtcgccactcatgattgatttccccgggccgcacaaaatgaggcggcgggccagatttggcccccgggccagcactttgacacctgtgcggTAAGTGGTTCAAAGCACCAGTGAAGGAATAGTAACGCTGTGATTGTCTTGCAGGGACGGAGGCCTGAAACGAGCCAAGGTCAAAGAGTCCTACAAGGAGGAGCAGCAGAAGCAGTACAGCCACGTGGTGGTCAGAGACGACAGTGACTGACCCCGACCGGACCGGACCGGACCAAACCGGACTGGACTGGACTACAGGTGCAATACGCTAGTCAACTTGGGGTGGCTCAGCTCACAAAGTATTGCGCACGTTAAATATTCTGCTGGATGGAGTGCGTAGATGATGATGGACGCACTCTGATATTCATGTGCTGCTTGtcttgtttgttgttttgttttttctttgataaAGTTTACCTCGCCACACTGTCCCTGTCCCACGTTTTCCGTTACATTGACACATTCGCCTGCGCTCCTTTTCCAATTCAAGTGCTGTAAacttcccccaaaaataagaacaaatcattttgaatggcaaactttttttattttttggaggcATTTAAAGTAGAACACACAGATGAGACTTTTTACTGGGCCGAGCAACTTTTGCGTCCGGGCCGTCTTCTGTCTGAGCTCCATTTTCTCCGCCTGAAAACAAACGCGTTTAAATGGACTAAATCCGTCATGAATTTGGATTTTTGAGGGTGATTTTACTTGAAGGCTCCTGACGGGCTTCTTTTTCCTGAAACGTCAACGGTAACTTGACTGTTGATTGGCAAGACGTTATAACAAGAAAACGACCTTGAAGGCATGTCCTACCTGGCTTTTGCGTCTTAGTTTTCTGCCGCTTTGTTTCAAATACCTGCAAGATGAGGACATTAGAAAAGTATCAGGTGGCGTTTAGCATCTTTGCCGTGGACTTTCCCCACCGTTGCAGATACGAGTCGTCCCATTTGGCCGTCTTCTTGAGCGCGGCGCCGTCTGACGATCCCGCGTCCACTCGGCCCGACGCCCCGGATGCGATCGGCATCTCCGCTGGCGCTCATTTGGGGGGGCCGATGGGTCCCGTCGTCACCATTTTTAAACGCGACCTTTCCTATTTTGGCCGGGGaactagcaaaaaaaacaacaaatgtcgGCTCGGACTGGGAGCTTTGGTTTGTTGTGGAATCCGTGGCAACGGTCGGGGCGGCtggaatggggggcgttgaggGGATTTGGGGTGAATCTGACAACTATTTGCGTTGTCATGGTGACCCAAACCATCTGGCtgataatattttattttcaaataacaaATCACTGAATCCATACtgcttatgtatgtatatatttatatgaaatTTAAATTGGCTTTCAATTGGAtgttatgcattttatttttttcatgtggtcTTTAATCAGGAGCCAATCATTCTTTTGGCCTCAATTTAATAACAACGTTGCTTggtcttattaaataaatccaaattattgtatttttcaatttttcaaaaaaatgttggtgAATTGATAGACAagtaaaatatgtacatttgatttaaaatagtCTTTTGAATATAGCTCAAGATTTTCTTGTCAATTAGTGTATTAAAACGAtgaaaattcaaacattttttatacaatttattttataagtatgATAGAGCTCTTCCTAAAATCCACAAACAAAATGTTATGCCATCATCAgggatggaagaaaaaaatagaagttaGGGTGGGAAAAAGGACACAAAGATGGTGCCcggtcttttgtttttctttttttcccctgatagAGTTCTAGGTAGGCCTTTAGGACTCTCCAGGACTCTCCAGGACTCTCCAGGACTCTCCAGGACTCTCCAGGACTCTTCAGGACTCTTCCTTCTCGTCTCCGTGGGTGATGATGTAGCAGAGAGACTTGTAGTCGATGTTCCCCGTGGGATCCATGGGAGCCAGCGTCAAGGCCTGATCCACCTAGCACAACCGTGCCACGCTCAATATGGAGGTCAAAGTTCAACAAACCAATACACTCGCTAGTTGgcacttttttgtcaaaaaatgtacaatgtcACCCACAAAAAAACCACCAGCTCACCTCATCGGCCGTGAACCTATCGGCCTGGTTCATCAATAAGCGTCGGAATCTAGACCGGAAGAAGGCGGGATCGAGCTTGAACCTTTGAGGGGAGGGGCATCGATGTCAACACGCCCACATGGAGAACTTACTCTTCCTTGTTGACGAATCCCGTGGCGTTGGGGTCGAAGAGCTTGAAGGCGGCTAAGATGGTGTCTTCCGGATCGGTCCCTGCAAAGCCCAACCAACCAGTGAGAGGTGGGCGTGGCCTAACCTTAAGCCGGACGGACTCTCACCGTTGAGTTTCTCGCCAAACAGAGACAGGAAGACGGTGAAGTTGATGGGACCTTTGCCCTCGTTTAACATCTCGTCCAGCTCTTCGTCCTTGACGTTCAGTTTTCCTGACAAACGTAGGGGAACATTTGTGGACTTTCATGCAGTTCTCCCGTCTGAACGTTAGGGGGCGATAGTGAGATTCTGATTTAGCGATAGGAACGGCAAGCTAACGTAAAATTAGTCAACTGatggacttttaaattctgaagaAAGATAAGAAGGACTTTTAAAAGCAATTTAGATATCAAAAGATGAAATGTTGAGCCTACCCAGTTGCGCATAGGTTTCCTTGAGGTCTTGTTTCTTGATCACGCCGTCTCTGTCCTGGTCAATGCAACCAAAAGCCTATGCGGGTGCGGTTAGCGTTAGCGCTAGCATTAGAAAGGAACTCAAATCAAGCTCATTTCTCAACCGTTTTCAAGTCTCACCTCCTTGAACTCTTGGATCTGCGACTGCTCAAACATGGAGAAAACATTGGAGCAGGTCTTCTGCGCCCCCCTTTGCCTCTTATTGGACGCTTTCTTGCTGGCCTGCCACGGGACCCCCGTCAAACGCCATCAAACCCCGTCAAATGGCGTATTCTCTCGGCCTGATTGGGTCACTTACCATGTCTGCCTTGGCACTCCGCCGTGGATTCCCGAGCGAGACCCCACCCCACGCCCGCTACGTCCTATATACGCCCGCCAACCTTATCTCCCGCCTCCCATAATAACCCGTGGCAAGACCGCCGACCCCTTACATGGTCGTGACTGGTGAAAGGATTTGATAAGAGGAGAGGCAGGATTCCTGCTGATATGCCCAGTCACAAGTGAGCCTTGACGTATGGCAGGCCTGGCTAAATTTTGCACTTTGGATTCTTTCCAGGGGTGCCTAAACTTTCCTTGCTCCGAAGTAACTTTTCCAGGATCACACTTACTGCAATgtacctttttttcccagaacACGGATTATGCTGCCGTCCCATCACCACCAGAGGGCAATAAATTGAAGCGTGTACTacttgaagtgtccaagatcaatggaACGCTTGACGAACAGTATAGTACGTCCTGCAATACGAGTATTACACGTCCCAATCCAGCCACGATGGCCTGGATCAAATCTTATTCTCAAGCCATCGACCAATAGAAGCTAGGTGATCTACATATGTAGCGCCCCCTGCTGTAATAAATGTGAACTGAGTCAACATGCAATTTTTGGCCTTTTAATGTGTCCACCCGAGCACGTTACTGTACAAACATAACGTAACATCACACTTTTTGCAGGAATGGACGCCAGCCAAAGAGTTGGTCCAATCAAATCAAGTCTTCAAAAGTCCGCCTTTCACCGCGTCATGAtggtggcggccatcttgcaaGCCACGGCGGAGATGAGCGCCGCCCCCCGACCGCTCCCTTCTTCCGATTGGACGAAGGTAATCTGGCAGCGCGGCGTCAGCTCCCGCACGATGTGGTGGAAGCGGTCCCGGAAACTGCGCTGCCGCAAACAAAAACGGGTCAAACGGCGAGCCGGGACGGGCCCAGCCGGGTGGGCGGGGCCAGTGGATAATAAACTCAAAGCTCTGACCACGGGTGCAGCTTGTAGACGGAGCCGTCCACGCCCACCGTGATGTCCAGGGCCTCCAGGCCGCGGCGCTCTCGCATCAGGTTGATGACGCCGGCCAGACCGGCGCCGCACATGTGGGCGGAGCGAGTGGACACGCTCTCGCAGACCAGAGCCACGATGTCGCAGTCCAGCTCGCTGGGCGGGACGCCCAGGGACGACAGGATGTTGTAGATGTGCTTGCGGTCGCCCGAATCGCTGCGAGAAAGGCCGGCTCAGGTGGGCCACGGCAAATCTGATTGGTCCGCTGAAAAGGCGCTCACCTTTCCACCTGCGAGACGTGCCTGGTCTCGAAGCTGCCGCGAGCCTTGAGGGCGTCGGAGGCCTGTCCGTTGAAGAGCAGGTTCTCCTTGACCAGCTTCATCATGAGAAGCCGGGCCAGCTCGCCCATGTACTTGCCGCTGATCATCTTCTCAAAGCTGCCGGGCGACAAAAAAGAGACAAGGCAAACAGCCATTCCATTAGGCCCGCTCGTTAACACACTGTCGCTCGTCGCCCTGGGCAAccgacctaaaaaaaatcaaagggcCCGgctcacgggtgtcaaagtggcggcccgggggccaaatgtggcccgccgcatcattttgtgcggcccgggagaGTCAATGATGActcctgactttctgttttaggatcaaattcaaatgaagagtagagatgtatattacgtttcctaatttcccccctttttaataaataattgccattttttaatctttttttttcagtttttagttcaaaagacATCATTGGCCTGGCCTGAGATTTTTGGAGAGAGCTGACCCATCGCGGTAAGGCACcgtctttttttaatccacttatttCGTACTGTACCATACCACTAATTATTATTTTGCTCATTCCTTGACAGAATTTAGCACAGGATTCACGCCGGACGCCCTTAAGGCAAGGACCCGACCTGGCCACCCTTCTTGAAGCAACCCAAATTGAAAAACCGCCGCCCCCCCTTCCGGACTCACAGTTGGCGCCCGGGATTGACCGAGTTCTCGTCCACCACCCTGTCGTACTCCAGCCGGAAGTCTTCCAGCTCGCCGTGATCTCCGAAGGCCCCCCACTCGGTGTTGACGCACATGCGGCCCTCCTCGCCTTCTGCCAGCTCCACCGTCCTCATCTCCTCCATGTAGCAGGCGTTGCAACCCGTCCCTGGCCAGGCGGGTTTGACGGTGGAATCGTAGAAAAGGGGGGCCAGGGCGGGACCCCCAGCGGGACCCCCAACGGGACCCCCAACGGGACCCCCAACGGGACCCCCCAACGGGACCCCCCAGCGGGACGCTTACCGACAATCATCCCCACTTCGCAGCTGCGGTCCTCGTAGTAACAGGAAATCATGGTGGCCACCGTGTCGTTGACCATGGCCACCACGTCCATCTCCATATCCTTGACGGCGGAAGACAGAGACAAACTCAATGAATTAGTCCGCAAAGGGGGTACCacatctgactgcaatccacagaCTACCGTATTGACCTGCATCAAAGCCccatatgtgagtaaatacatatataccgtattttcacaactataaggtacagcgtcaatgaatgacacatttaattttgttccatatataaggcgcaatggattataaggcgccctgtctattttggacaaaatttaagactttgaagtgtgccttatattcgTCCAAGGAATGGTCACCCACAAGGATGAGGACAAACCAGGTGGTGTACGTACCCCTCGTCTTTTGATGGCGTCTCTCAGCAAGCCCACCACGTTGTTGCCCTCGGCCCCGGAAGCCTTGAAACCTTTGGTCCAGTTGAGCAGGATTCCCTGCAGGAGAAGAAAATGTCTGTCAGAAAAAAAGGCGCTAGACGGCCTGACGGCGAGTCGC
It includes:
- the myl7 gene encoding myosin regulatory light chain 2, atrial isoform codes for the protein MFEQSQIQEFKEAFGCIDQDRDGVIKKQDLKETYAQLGKLNVKDEELDEMLNEGKGPINFTVFLSLFGEKLNGTDPEDTILAAFKLFDPNATGFVNKEEFRRLLMNQADRFTADEVDQALTLAPMDPTGNIDYKSLCYIITHGDEKEES
- the gck gene encoding hexokinase-4 codes for the protein MDKVDEILSEFRLQTDELELIMKRLRREMDRGLRLETHQEASVKMLPTYVCSTPEGSEVGDFLALDLGGTNFRVMLVKVGADQEMSWKVETKNQMYSIPEDAMTGTAEMLFDYIAECMSDFLERHHIKHKKLPLGFTFSFPVRHEDIDKGILLNWTKGFKASGAEGNNVVGLLRDAIKRRGDMEMDVVAMVNDTVATMISCYYEDRSCEVGMIVGTGCNACYMEEMRTVELAEGEEGRMCVNTEWGAFGDHGELEDFRLEYDRVVDENSVNPGRQLFEKMISGKYMGELARLLMMKLVKENLLFNGQASDALKARGSFETRHVSQVESDSGDRKHIYNILSSLGVPPSELDCDIVALVCESVSTRSAHMCGAGLAGVINLMRERRGLEALDITVGVDGSVYKLHPCFRDRFHHIVRELTPRCQITFVQSEEGSGRGAALISAVACKMAATIMTR